GATGCTGGAGATCTTCGTAATATGAAACAGATTCTTCCGCCTTCTTAGTAGCTTTTTTATGTGTATCTGTGATTTGTTGGATAGATGCCTTCTCTTTTTGAAGTTCAGCAATCAAACGATCCATTTCTACACGTTTAACATCCAAAAGCTTTTTAGCATCATCGATCAGTTCAATTGGAATTCCATTGGTTTGTGCGACCTCGAACGTGAATGATGATCCGGGTTGTCCTACGGATAGTTCAAACAACGGAGCCAGTGATTCGCGATCAAACAGCATACTGGCGTTCACCGCATTTCTTAATCTTGAAGCTTTTAACTTGATATTCGCATAATGCGTGGTGATCACCCCGAAACACTTTTTATTATACAGGTTTTCAAAGAACACTTCCGCTAGCGCTCCTCCCAGTTCAGGATCTGATCCTGTTCCAAATTCATCCAGAAGTAGAAGTGTTTTTCGATTGGCAACATCCAAAAAATACTTCATTCTTTGTAGGCGATAGCTGTATGTACTTAATTCGTTTTCAATAGACTGATTATCGCCAATATCCGTTAGTACCTTATGAAACCATCCAAGTTTGGATCTGTGATCTACCGGAATTAATAGTCCCGATTGAAACATGAGTTGTAAAAGACCTACGGTTTTCAGTGTAATGGATTTACCTCCGGCATTTGGTCCGGAAATCACCATCATACGACTGAATTTGTCCATTTTCACAGATTGCGGAAAGGTTGGTTTTTCTAATTCATTATTAGCTAACAATAGCAGTGGATGCTGTGCTTCAATTAAATCGATAAGAACTTCTTTAAATTCGATATGGGGTTTTAATGCACCCATTTTTTGTGCGAGACGACCTTTTGCCTGAACAAAATCTAACTCCGTTAGAAGAAACTGATATGTCTTAATGAGTTCTAAATGAACACGCAACGTTTTTGTTAGTTCTTTGAAAATTCTATTGATTTCCAAACGTTCTTCGTCTATGAGCTGATTCAGTTCATGGTGAAGCGGCTCGTTAGATTTTGGTTCAATATAGGCCACATGTCCGTTATTTGAAGAGCCAATAATGCTTCCAGGAATACTTCTTTTATGACTTGCAGATACAGCTAATACCCGTTTACCGTTCACGAATGATTCACTATTGTCTGCAAGCATTCCTGAACCATGAAGTCTTTTTAAAATGCGATCAAAATTGACATTGATTTGTTTACGAATAGATCGGATATCCATTCGGATTTCGAACAACTTTGGTGAGGCATCATCTCTGACCTGATATTTACGGTCCAGAACTTTTTCTATTGGAGTGATGATCTCCTTAGAATAATAAGTGGTTTGAATTAACCCAAATAAGTGCGGATATTCTTCTTCAAACGGTTTTATAAATTTCACCAATTGATTTGCAATCCGGCTTGCGTGAAGAAGTGCGATAAAGCCTTCTAGCGTGAGCTGACTTCCTTTTTTATTAAGGAAAACGATTTCTTTGGTGAGTTCTGTGAATTCGAGTCTTGGAAATACGACTTCTTCTTTTTGAATATCAACATATTCCTGAACTAAAGAAAGTGCCAGATCAGCTTCTGAAAGACTCGGAAGCGAATCTAAATTATGAATTCGTTCACTAGCCGTAGGTCCAAAACACAGTTTCGAAAGCATTTTTTTAATGGCTTCGAACTCTAAATCCTCTATCGTTTGTTGATCTGCAAATTTCACGTCAGCAAATGTATTCAGACCAAATCCGTATACCAACAATTAATTAAGGATATATGAAAATGGTACTTTGAGGTAGGTGAAATAGTATTTTTATCGGAAATGTTGATGGCTGACAATAAAAAGAAATTGTAAATTTTAGTTTAGTTTTCAAATTAAAACGATTGTGATATGAGAAGAGTATTCGAAAAAACACTGTTTTTGGGTTTGGTTTTTATAGTTGGTGCTTTGGTATCATGTAAACATGATCCAGTGGTGAGTGAATCAAATATTGATAGAGAATTGTATGAAATGGCTTTGAAAACGGACGGTTATACCTGGTTTAAGAATTCGAGTATTCCATTGGGCAGAAGTTCCGGAAGTGGACACTCAGCACCACTATTAAGAACTCGTTTTAATAATATTGCTTCTGCAAAATTAGATTCCGCTGGTAGAATCATTGATGGATCGGTATTTCCAACCGGGTCCGTGATTGTTAAGGAACTTTTGAATGCAGATCAAAGTCTGGAGCGTTATGCTATGTTATTTAAAGACCCTACCAACCAATATGCGGATGCTAATGGATGGGTTTGGGGATATATATTTCCGGGGGGGGATGTATCGATATCAGCAACCGAAAAAGGCGGAGTATGTATAGGATGTCATTCGCAAAGTGGGAATATTGACTATATGCTAATGAATAAGTTTTACCCTTAAATATAAGGTGTCCACTTTGTATTTATAGGAGCTTCAAATTCAAACTCTATTTCAGAGAATGGAGATTTAAACTTTAACTTCCAGGAATGGAGAAAAAGTGTATCCTGATCATAGGTTAAAGGTTTTTGATCAAAATACGCGGGGTTTTTATAACCGAGGTCTCCAACGATAGGTAACCCAATATCGGCTAAATGGAGTCTGATTTGATTGGTACGTCCACTATGAGGAGTAACTTCCAGAAGAGTTTTATCGTTAAACTTATTTTGAATTTTAAACTCGGTAAATGAGTCTTTTCCAGCTTCAATTTTTCGACCACCAGCGGGTGTTTTTTCTTTTCCAATGGATTTGGTGCTGGAGAATTGATTCTTTTCAGGAGTTCCTTCCACAAGAGCTAGATACGTTTTTGTGACTTGCTGCTTCTGAAATTGTTCATTTAGGTTTTGTGCTATCTGTTTGTTCAATGCAACAAGTACCAATCCTGTAGTATTGGCATCCAGTCTATTGATGAGATGAAATTGTTGTTTGGGAAAACTGGTTTCCAATAATTTCTTTAATGTGTGATTGAGATATCTGCCTCCTGCATGTACTGGCAGAGGAGATGGTTTATTGATGACCCAAAATTCGTTATTCGCATGAATTAGATTCAAGTCATAACTTATTAGAGGTTCAGGTTTATAAGGAGATGTGTGTTGTGTGATTTGTCCTGCGCGTACAGTATGATTAGGAGAAACCTTTTTCCCATCTAGAGTAAGATTTCCTGTATTGATTTTATTTTCCCAAAAGGTTTTATCTACATGAGAAAATGATTGACAATAAACATCAATCAATTGAAATCCATCAAATTTCTTTTTTACGGATAGGGTGAAAACTCGAGGAGTAGGGGGAATGGAATTTATTTTCTGATAGCCGCTTAAGATCGCAGATTTAAAATCAGTATTTGAAATCATATATTATCTCTCAAAAACTTCAATTTTTTTAGTCTTTGTCACTAAATCGGTAAACTTACCATTAAATTTTGTGGCGCGTACCATGTGATTATCGATCCAATGATAGTTACCTCCTCTTGGTTTTCCAAATAGAATCCCATGATAGCGAAATCCGTTGGCTTTAAGCCATTTTTCAGTAACTTCTCTGTGTTCTTCTGTTCTGGACGTAAAGAATGTAATCATATGTCCTTCATCATACCATTTGTTACAGATTTCCAAAGCATCCGGGTAGGGTGCACAAGTGGCCATTCTTTCAGGCTCCTCGTTAGGAATATCATCTGTAATTGTACCATCTATATCAATGAGATAGTTTTTGATATCTTCTGGCAGTGCAGGAGAAAGGTTTTCACCTTTCTCGTTCACCACTTTATGTAAGTTTTTTGATGTTTTCTCTGACATATTACCTATGGTTTTGTAAATACTTACGTTAAACCAGTTAGTTTATTGGGAAGTTGGTAATAATATAATTAGCCAATTCCTCACCAATTCTATCTTGAGCCTCAACAGTTGCAGCACCGGTATGAGGTGTTAAACTCAAGCTTTCATGTTTTAAGATATCCCCATTTGGATTCGGTTCGTTATCGTATACATCAATTGCAGCACCTCTTACTTTTCCATTATCCAAAGCCTCTAAAAGATCAGATTCACCAATGATACCGCCTCTAGCTAAATTGATTAGGATAACACCTTCTTTCATTTTTTCAATTTCAGCTTTGCCAATTACCGGTTTACCATCAGCCTGTGCTGGTACGTGTAAACTTATGAAATCAGATTGTGCCAGTAAGTCGTCAAATGGAATACTTGAAATTTTTACAGGGGTATTACATCCTTCAATACCTAAATCAATATGAACTTCTTTTGCAAAAGAATCTGTACCAATTACTTTCATACCCATTCCTAGTGCATACTTGGCAGTTTGTTGGCCAATTCTTCCCAAACCAATTACGCCAAGTGTTTTGCCACGTAGTTCAATACCTTTAGCGTATTTTTTCTTTAATGACTTAAACTCTGTTTCCCCGTTGATTGGCATTTGTCTGTTAGAATCATGTAATCCTCTGGCCAAACTTAACATGTGTCCTATAGCCAATTCTGCTACCGCTTGAGATGATGCTCCTGGTGTATTAAATACATCTACATTATTGTCTTTAGCATAATCCACATCAATGTTATCTAATCCAACCCCACCTCGTCCAACGGCTTTTAGACCTGAACAAGCGTCAATCATAGGTTGACGTACTTTGGTTGCACTTCTTACTAATAAAATGGAAACATCATTGCTATTGATATAGTCTGTCAGTTGATCTTGTGCAACAGTTTTTGTTTCAACGGTATACCCCGCATCTTTAAGCATTTGTTCTCCAACCGGAGAAATACCATCATTTGCTAAAACTTTCATAATTCAATAGAATTTAAGAGTTTAATTTTTTCATTACGTTTACTAATACTTCTACACTTTCCAATGGAAGGGCATTATACATAGAAGCACGGTATCCACCTACTGATCTATGTCCCTTTATACCTGAAATGTTGGCTCCATTCCAAAGTTGATCAAATTGATCTTTGTAAGATTCATCTGTAAGTACGAAAGTCGCATTCATATTTGAACGATCTTCTTTGGCTGCTGTACCTTCAAATAGAGGATTGCTATCAATTTCATGATAAAGCATATCCGCACGGTCTTGAGCTAGTTTTTCATAATAGGATAGACCTCCATTTTTTAACATATGCTGAAGATTTAACATCGCCACATATACAGAGTATACAGGAGGTGTGTTGAACATAGAATCTTTAGAGGCGTGTGTTTTGAAATCCATCATTGCAGGAATATTTCTTCCTGAATGATTGAAGATATCATCTTTTACGATATACAAGGTAGCTCCTGCAGGTCCCAAATTCTTTTGTGCTCCGGCATAGATTAAGTCAAAATCGGCTACATTGATTTGACGACTGAAAATGTCACTACTCATATCACATACTTTTATTCCGTCAAATTGAGGGAATTCTTTGTATTGTGTACCGTAAATTGTGTTATTTGAAGTAAAGTGGAAATAATCCGCATTGGATGGGATTTCAAATCCCTTAGGAATGTAATTATAGTTTTTGTCTTTTGAGGAAGCTACGATATGGATGTCTCCAAACCTTTGAGCTTCTTTAATCGCTTTAGATGACCATGTTCCAGTATCTGCATATGCAGCAGAACCACCTTCTTTAAGTAAATTATAGATAGTCATTAAAAAGCCGGTACTTGCACCACCTTGAAGAAACAATATCGAATAATTATCCGGTACATTCAACATCTCCTTTACCATGGCAATGGCGTTATCCATTACTTTTACGTAAGAAGGACTTCTATGTGAGATTTCAAGAATGGATAGGTTTAAATTGTCAAAATTGGTAACTGCTTCGGAAGCCTGTTTTAACACCTCTTGTGGTAAAATACATGGCCCGGCACTATAATTATGAACTTTACTCATATGATTTGTTTTTGAAGCGACTAAATTAGATTGAATTATTGTAACGGTATTACCAAAGTATTAATTATTCGAAAAAAAATCACTACCCCTAAAATCGTGATTAGGATTCATCTTCACCGTAATAATTTCTTTGTTCCAATGTCTTCATAATGTTTCTACGATCTCTTTTTGTGGGACGACCTTTAATACCAAAATAGGAATTGACTTTTTTCTGTTGGTTGATTTCATTTAATAAGTCCAAATTTTCTTGAGGGGTAATTTCTTTCATATAATCAGGAACCAATTTGGCACCGACACGACTTTTAGGAAAGCCCAATACTTTGAATACCCGAACAGTTGGAGTATATTTTATAGAGATGGAATCGTTGGTTTCTAGCTCTTTACTCGCTTTGACGACTTTCTCATTGACCATGATCTTTCCATCTTTAACTGCTTTTGTAGCTAGACTTCTGGTTTTAAATAGTCGAATGCACCATAGATATTTATCGATTCTCATAAGGTGAAGGTATAAAAAAAGCCCTCGAAAATTCGAGAGCTTTCAGAATATTATTGATTCAAAAAATTATTTTCCAATTTTTGCCATTTCAGCGTCAAAAGTTTCTTTGAATTTTTCGTAGTTATAATCTGCTTTTAAAGATTCTTCTTTAGATAAACGCTCGTTATATTTTGATAAGATTTCGTCAGCAGAAAGCTCAATCGCGATATAAGTTTTGTATTTACCTTCAGCAGTTCTGGTTTGTTTTTCACAAATTACTCTGATTCCGTTTAAAGACTGGTCCACAACTGTACGTGCGTTTTGTTGGAATGTTTCAGTAACTTCTTCTTTGTTGTTGAATTCAGATGATTTCACATAGTTATCACCAACAATTTTCATTGTTGAACTCATATCTGTAGCCAATTGAGCTCTTGCGTTAGCCATAGCTTTTTTCTTAGCCACCATTTGGTCTAAAGATTCTCCGATTGCATTTGCTCTGAAAAACTTTTTATCGGTGAAGTACTCAGGACCTGAGCAGTAAACGTCAACTAATACTTCTCCTTTTGCAGGTCCTGCATCTTTTTTTCCTTTACATCCTACTACACCTGCAGATAGAATTCCGGCTGCAAAAATGATCGATAATGTTTTTAATGTCTTCATGGTAATGTTTGTTTAATGAATTTCAAATTTAGATAATAAATCTTTTTTTTCAACTCCTTTAGCAAGTGATGTGCCAAAAATATTTTTAATTCTTTTCAATGAGGTTTAAAATAGGAGTGCTATTGGTTTCCCAGTTGTAATTATAACGCACAAAATTAAGAGCATTAGAAGTGATTTTTTTTGCTAAATCCTGATTCTCCATTAATTGGGTAATGTATCCTACATAATCATTTGGAGCGTCCCCAATTAAAATGTTTTGCTCATGGGTGGCTTTAATGGCATTTCCCGCCAGTTGAGATGTGATACATGGAACTTCCATGGCCATCGCTTCTAGAATTTTGTTTTGCATTCCGGTACCAATTTGCATTGGCGCGATAAAAATGCGGGCTTTATTATAAGCATCTGTAATTCTATCCATCCATCCGGTAACTATAACGTTTTTTGAAGCTAGTCTTTTCACCGATGCATGGGGATTAGTTCCAGCAATAGCCAATTTGATATTTGGATATTTTTCAATCAATAATGGAATAATCTCGTTGGCTAAAAAATGAGCAGCTTTGATATTAGGAGGATAGCTCATATTTCCGGTAAAGACCAGATCGTATTCTTTATCGATTTGAGAATCTTTTTTAAATCTATCGAAATCTACTCCGTTTGGAAGAATTACGATTTCATTATTATCCGGATGTTCGATGAGATTTCTGTCCGTTTCAGAAATTATTGTAGTATTTGTAAATTGATTAAAGACATAGTTTTCATATTTCTTTAGTCTAGTTGCTTCGATAACCAACAATGTCTTGATTCCAGGAATTGCTTTTTTGATCCTTCTTTCAGCTCCCATAGAGAAAGCATCCATATAATCAAAGGTAGAGTCAATGACATGGTATTTTTTGACATATTCGGCTGTTCGCACCAATTGCACAAACAAATGTCTAGGCATGTGTTTTTCAATAATTTGATCGACTTTTTTCTGTGCCTTTTTTTGATAGAAATAGTTTACCTGAAAAGGTTTGTCATTGAATACCGAAGTAGCTAGATTCCAAAAAATTCCCAGCTTGGAAAGCTTAATGAAATGAATTTCTTCACAATATGGAGAAAGATTATCTATGGCGTCCGGGTGTGGAGTAGAGTCAGTAAGACATACCAGGATCACCTCATGTTTTTGTGAAATCACTTTGATATGGTGAAAGGCACGTAATTTATCACCTTTTTCCAATGGCCATGGGATTCTGGATAATAGTACTAAAACTTTCATTTCTTAAAAGTTTGAACCATTTCCAATAATTTCTTTTGCGTACGGCTAATATCAAATTCTTGTTCCGCAAGAATCCTGGCATGCTTTGAAATGCTTTCGGATTTATTTGAGGATTTCAAAGTATCCAAGATTTCACGTGCCATTTGTTTTGGTGTATCCGCAATGAGAATATCTTTTTCATTTTGAGCAGGAATCCCCTGCGCACCTTTTGAGGTAGTTGCAATGACTTGCCCCAACGCCAGTCCTTCAATGATTTTGATTCGAATACCACTGGCTTCAAACAGAGGAACGACCATGAGTTGGCCACTTAAAATAAAACTATGGGCATCGGCCACTTCACCGTGAAAAATAACGCCTTCAGGAAGCTGTTCTCCAAAATCTTTTGGTGCATTTCGACCACCGATATAAAATTGAATATTTGGATTTTTAGCTCTGATGATTGGCCATACTTCGTTTAAGAACCATTTTAATCCATTGACATTGGGTTCCCAGTCCAGAGCTCCCAGAAAAACAATTTTATTTTCAGTATCATCGTCTACCACCATCTCATCAGGCAGGGAAATACCAAATGGAACGTAAATGGTTTTTGACAACCCAAAGTATGAATTAAAATAGGCCTTGTCACTCATGCTAATGGTGGCTACAACATCGAATTTTTTTAATTCGTTTAATTCAAATTGCTTGAGTTGTTTTACCGGAGATTGAAGTAGAAAACGTTTTAGCGCGTGTGTTTCATTTAATATTCGATCTTCCCATAATTGAAATTCCACATTATGAGAACGCATCATTAAGATAGCATCACTATTTTTCTTAACCAGATCAATATACGGAGCAGTAAAAGTTCCTTCAAAAACGACTAAATCATAAGTGTTTTCTCCAAGTGTTTTTTGAATCAGATTCGCAAAATCAGGATGATCAAATCTATTGACAATATAGTTGTCTTTTTTCCAAACGCTTTTGAGTAGTGCACTCACTTTGGGAGTGGTGTCCACTTCAATATATTCAGGAACTGTTTTCTTAAATACCGGATCCAGGGGCATCTCTGTGTATGGATGTTTGGAGGTAGCAATACTTAATATTTTAACTTCCCATCCCATATCAATCATGGCTTTAGCCAATTGATAGGTAGCCAAAGTTCCACCGTCATTTGGAGGAAACGGTATTTTATGACATAATTGAAGCACTTTCATAATTAGGCTTCTTTATTTTTTTTGAAAATTTTTAAAATCGGTGCAAAAATTTTCTTGAGCTTATTGGTCAAAGAAGAATAAAATGAAGAATCCAATAAAACCGAATCGGTTGTGGCTTTATAGGTGAGGAAGATTCCCAAAGGTACCAGAGTTGCAGTGGCCATCCACATTCCGATAATCGCTGGCAATTCTCCCTGTTTAACCAACTTCATTCCCGACATCGATATAATGTGGTAGATGATGAATATAAGAATAGAAAATACTACAGGCATTCCTAAACCACCTTTACGAATAATAGCTCCTAATGGGGCTCCGATAAAGAATAATACTAAACAAGCAATTGAAAGCGTGAATTTTTTATGCCATTCAATTTCATGTAAGTGAATTCTTTTTAATCTCATTTCTGTTTCATCATCAATACTCTCCGAGTATGTTTTAGACGAACGCGCAATATTGATTGCGGTAGAATAGATCCCAATTTTTTCTCTGTCATTCATTCCTTCAAAAACGTCTAATGTTGAAGTTGTATCCTCAGGGAGTCCATTAACGGCCACATTTGAGTCTGAATAAATTTGTAATCTATTATGCATAGATTTTCTATAATCTGATAATCTTTCGTCTAGCTTAAAGTTGAGGGTATCCATTGAAGCGACTAACTGATCCAGATTAAGCATTTCATAGTGATCTTTAAACAGATCATCGTCAGTACGGTTAAACTGGAAAGAAGAAAGGTCAAACCTTACCGTATGTTGATCAATTTCTGAATACGTAAATGGATGTGTTTTCCCTTTATTTTCCTTGTATTGTTTTACATTATACATGTCGAAGATCAGATATCTTTGATCCGGAGATAATGCCATTTTACCCCTTTCAGCTAAGGTAACCTGTTTATTCCCGTTGTGCTCAGAATGATCATAAATCTGAATACTACGCATGTTCTGTCCATCATCATCTTTTTCCTTGATGCGAATGACATAGCCATCGATCCCCTTATAAAAAACTCCCGGTTTAAACTCTAATGCCGGTCTTTGATGCATCACATCATAAAGCAATGTTTTAAACTTAAGATTGGCAACAGGCATTACATAATTAGAATGGTAAAATGCCATACTACTGATGATGAGGTTGAATATCAGAAGTGGTCGCATGATACGGTTGAGTGAAATCCCGGAAGATTTCATCGCTACTAATTCGTAATTCTCACCAAGATTACCAAACGTCATAATAGAGCTTAGCAAAACGGCTAAAGGCAGCGCCATGGTAACAAGGTTCGCAGACGCAAAAGCAAATAGTTCAATTAGGACAATAGCTTCCAGACCTTTTCCAACCATGTCTTCTAAATAATTCCAAAGGAACTGCATTTCAAAAATG
This genomic interval from bacterium SCSIO 12643 contains the following:
- a CDS encoding DNA mismatch repair protein MutS; protein product: MLSKLCFGPTASERIHNLDSLPSLSEADLALSLVQEYVDIQKEEVVFPRLEFTELTKEIVFLNKKGSQLTLEGFIALLHASRIANQLVKFIKPFEEEYPHLFGLIQTTYYSKEIITPIEKVLDRKYQVRDDASPKLFEIRMDIRSIRKQINVNFDRILKRLHGSGMLADNSESFVNGKRVLAVSASHKRSIPGSIIGSSNNGHVAYIEPKSNEPLHHELNQLIDEERLEINRIFKELTKTLRVHLELIKTYQFLLTELDFVQAKGRLAQKMGALKPHIEFKEVLIDLIEAQHPLLLLANNELEKPTFPQSVKMDKFSRMMVISGPNAGGKSITLKTVGLLQLMFQSGLLIPVDHRSKLGWFHKVLTDIGDNQSIENELSTYSYRLQRMKYFLDVANRKTLLLLDEFGTGSDPELGGALAEVFFENLYNKKCFGVITTHYANIKLKASRLRNAVNASMLFDRESLAPLFELSVGQPGSSFTFEVAQTNGIPIELIDDAKKLLDVKRVEMDRLIAELQKEKASIQQITDTHKKATKKAEESVSYYEDLQHHITQQIQKQQTQIEQNNKFINWGKKLEFFLNKMKGNKASKPFMEDVRKYFIMEKTKLTEATKKAKLKKQTKSTFKPKIKKKPLPVKKKVVKPIEVGSKVRLITGTETGEVLEISGTNATVLFGNFQTKTKVAKLEAI
- a CDS encoding cytochrome P460 family protein, producing the protein MRRVFEKTLFLGLVFIVGALVSCKHDPVVSESNIDRELYEMALKTDGYTWFKNSSIPLGRSSGSGHSAPLLRTRFNNIASAKLDSAGRIIDGSVFPTGSVIVKELLNADQSLERYAMLFKDPTNQYADANGWVWGYIFPGGDVSISATEKGGVCIGCHSQSGNIDYMLMNKFYP
- a CDS encoding RluA family pseudouridine synthase is translated as MISNTDFKSAILSGYQKINSIPPTPRVFTLSVKKKFDGFQLIDVYCQSFSHVDKTFWENKINTGNLTLDGKKVSPNHTVRAGQITQHTSPYKPEPLISYDLNLIHANNEFWVINKPSPLPVHAGGRYLNHTLKKLLETSFPKQQFHLINRLDANTTGLVLVALNKQIAQNLNEQFQKQQVTKTYLALVEGTPEKNQFSSTKSIGKEKTPAGGRKIEAGKDSFTEFKIQNKFNDKTLLEVTPHSGRTNQIRLHLADIGLPIVGDLGYKNPAYFDQKPLTYDQDTLFLHSWKLKFKSPFSEIEFEFEAPINTKWTPYI
- a CDS encoding phosphoheptose isomerase — encoded protein: MSEKTSKNLHKVVNEKGENLSPALPEDIKNYLIDIDGTITDDIPNEEPERMATCAPYPDALEICNKWYDEGHMITFFTSRTEEHREVTEKWLKANGFRYHGILFGKPRGGNYHWIDNHMVRATKFNGKFTDLVTKTKKIEVFER
- a CDS encoding D-2-hydroxyacid dehydrogenase, producing MKVLANDGISPVGEQMLKDAGYTVETKTVAQDQLTDYINSNDVSILLVRSATKVRQPMIDACSGLKAVGRGGVGLDNIDVDYAKDNNVDVFNTPGASSQAVAELAIGHMLSLARGLHDSNRQMPINGETEFKSLKKKYAKGIELRGKTLGVIGLGRIGQQTAKYALGMGMKVIGTDSFAKEVHIDLGIEGCNTPVKISSIPFDDLLAQSDFISLHVPAQADGKPVIGKAEIEKMKEGVILINLARGGIIGESDLLEALDNGKVRGAAIDVYDNEPNPNGDILKHESLSLTPHTGAATVEAQDRIGEELANYIITNFPIN
- the serC gene encoding 3-phosphoserine/phosphohydroxythreonine transaminase: MSKVHNYSAGPCILPQEVLKQASEAVTNFDNLNLSILEISHRSPSYVKVMDNAIAMVKEMLNVPDNYSILFLQGGASTGFLMTIYNLLKEGGSAAYADTGTWSSKAIKEAQRFGDIHIVASSKDKNYNYIPKGFEIPSNADYFHFTSNNTIYGTQYKEFPQFDGIKVCDMSSDIFSRQINVADFDLIYAGAQKNLGPAGATLYIVKDDIFNHSGRNIPAMMDFKTHASKDSMFNTPPVYSVYVAMLNLQHMLKNGGLSYYEKLAQDRADMLYHEIDSNPLFEGTAAKEDRSNMNATFVLTDESYKDQFDQLWNGANISGIKGHRSVGGYRASMYNALPLESVEVLVNVMKKLNS
- a CDS encoding RNA-binding S4 domain-containing protein — encoded protein: MRIDKYLWCIRLFKTRSLATKAVKDGKIMVNEKVVKASKELETNDSISIKYTPTVRVFKVLGFPKSRVGAKLVPDYMKEITPQENLDLLNEINQQKKVNSYFGIKGRPTKRDRRNIMKTLEQRNYYGEDES
- a CDS encoding LPP20 family lipoprotein, giving the protein MKTLKTLSIIFAAGILSAGVVGCKGKKDAGPAKGEVLVDVYCSGPEYFTDKKFFRANAIGESLDQMVAKKKAMANARAQLATDMSSTMKIVGDNYVKSSEFNNKEEVTETFQQNARTVVDQSLNGIRVICEKQTRTAEGKYKTYIAIELSADEILSKYNERLSKEESLKADYNYEKFKETFDAEMAKIGK
- a CDS encoding glycosyltransferase, encoding MKVLVLLSRIPWPLEKGDKLRAFHHIKVISQKHEVILVCLTDSTPHPDAIDNLSPYCEEIHFIKLSKLGIFWNLATSVFNDKPFQVNYFYQKKAQKKVDQIIEKHMPRHLFVQLVRTAEYVKKYHVIDSTFDYMDAFSMGAERRIKKAIPGIKTLLVIEATRLKKYENYVFNQFTNTTIISETDRNLIEHPDNNEIVILPNGVDFDRFKKDSQIDKEYDLVFTGNMSYPPNIKAAHFLANEIIPLLIEKYPNIKLAIAGTNPHASVKRLASKNVIVTGWMDRITDAYNKARIFIAPMQIGTGMQNKILEAMAMEVPCITSQLAGNAIKATHEQNILIGDAPNDYVGYITQLMENQDLAKKITSNALNFVRYNYNWETNSTPILNLIEKN
- a CDS encoding glycosyltransferase family 4 protein, whose protein sequence is MKVLQLCHKIPFPPNDGGTLATYQLAKAMIDMGWEVKILSIATSKHPYTEMPLDPVFKKTVPEYIEVDTTPKVSALLKSVWKKDNYIVNRFDHPDFANLIQKTLGENTYDLVVFEGTFTAPYIDLVKKNSDAILMMRSHNVEFQLWEDRILNETHALKRFLLQSPVKQLKQFELNELKKFDVVATISMSDKAYFNSYFGLSKTIYVPFGISLPDEMVVDDDTENKIVFLGALDWEPNVNGLKWFLNEVWPIIRAKNPNIQFYIGGRNAPKDFGEQLPEGVIFHGEVADAHSFILSGQLMVVPLFEASGIRIKIIEGLALGQVIATTSKGAQGIPAQNEKDILIADTPKQMAREILDTLKSSNKSESISKHARILAEQEFDISRTQKKLLEMVQTFKK
- a CDS encoding LptF/LptG family permease; amino-acid sequence: MLKKLDIFIIKTYLGPFIMTFFITLFIFEMQFLWNYLEDMVGKGLEAIVLIELFAFASANLVTMALPLAVLLSSIMTFGNLGENYELVAMKSSGISLNRIMRPLLIFNLIISSMAFYHSNYVMPVANLKFKTLLYDVMHQRPALEFKPGVFYKGIDGYVIRIKEKDDDGQNMRSIQIYDHSEHNGNKQVTLAERGKMALSPDQRYLIFDMYNVKQYKENKGKTHPFTYSEIDQHTVRFDLSSFQFNRTDDDLFKDHYEMLNLDQLVASMDTLNFKLDERLSDYRKSMHNRLQIYSDSNVAVNGLPEDTTSTLDVFEGMNDREKIGIYSTAINIARSSKTYSESIDDETEMRLKRIHLHEIEWHKKFTLSIACLVLFFIGAPLGAIIRKGGLGMPVVFSILIFIIYHIISMSGMKLVKQGELPAIIGMWMATATLVPLGIFLTYKATTDSVLLDSSFYSSLTNKLKKIFAPILKIFKKNKEA